From the genome of Phycisphaerae bacterium:
GCAAAGCCGACCATTCCATTATAAACTACGGCAAAGAAATCCTGATAAACCTTCACCACCGCGGAGCGGCAGGCGCCGATGAAACAACAGGCGACGGTGCAGGTATTTTATTCCAGATTCCGCACGAGTTTTTTTTTGCACAGGCTGAAAAACTCGGCATAAATCTGCCGCAGGCCGGCAAATACGCCGTAGGAATGATTTTCTCCCCTAAAGATGACCAGCTTCGCAAGAAATGTTTTTCAATTCTCGCCCAGGCAATCGAACTGCACGGAATGAAAATTCTCGGACAGCGTATCGTACCGGTCAAGCCTGACTGTCTCGGTAAAATAGCGCTTCAGGCAGAGCCGCATGTCAGTCAGATTTTTGTAGAGACCGGCGGTTTTCAGGACGCAGAACTCGAAAGAAAACTGTTTCTGGCCCGTAAGAAAACCGAAAAACAGGTAAGAGAAAATTTCGGTGATGCGGGCAGCGATTTTTATATCTGCTCGCTGAGCGGCAGAACAATCTGCTACAAAGGTATGTTTATGGCCTGGCAGTTGTTCGCTTACTATCCCGATTTGGCGGATGAAAATCTCAAAAGCGCTCTGGCTATAGTTCATCAAAGATACAGCACGAACACATTTCCGAACTGGCGGCTCGCTCAGCCTTTCCGCTGCATCGCCCATAACGGCGAAATCAATACTCTCAGCGGAAACAAAAATTGTATGCAGACAAGAGAATATAAAATGTCCTGCGAAAAATTCGGCGAGTATATGCCGGATGTGCTGCCGGTACTTACACCGCAGGGAAGCGACTCGGCATGTTTCGACAACGCACTTGAGCTGCTTGTGCAGGCGGGGCGCACCCTGCCGCACGCTATGATGATGATGATTCCTGAAGCCTTTGGCGCAAAATATCATATAAGCACGGACAAACGTGCATTCTACGAATATCACTCCTCGATTATGGAGCCATGGGACGGCCCTGCCGCGATGGTCTTCACCGATGGTCAAATCATCGGCGGAACGCTTGACAGAAACGGTCTGCGGCCCTGCCGATATATCGTAACAACGGACGGCCTTGCCATTCTGGCCAGTGAAGCCGGTGTAGTGGAATTTCCACCCGAAAAAATCCAGAAGAAAGGCCGGCTTCAGCCCGGTCACATGTTCCTCGTCGATACTGTCGAAGGCCGGATAGTTACCGACAACGAAATCAAAAGCAAAATTTCCCGGCAGACACCGTATCGGCGATGGCTCGAAGAAAACCGCATCGAACTGCGGGGACTTTTCGACAGTCCCAAACTCGTAACGAGCGATTCGGAAACCATTTTCCGGCGGTTGCGTATGTTCGGTTTTACCCGTGAGGAATTAAGAATGATTCTTACGCCTATGGCGGTCAACGGGCAGGAGCCGGTCGGCTCGATGGGCAACGATGCGGCGCTGGCCGTGCTGAGCAATAAACCAAAATTGCTGTTTAATTATTTCAAACAGCTCTTTGCGCAGGTTACTAACCCGCCGATTGACCCGCTGCGTGAAGGTCTGGTAATGAGCCTGATGGGCTTTACCGGCAGAAGACAGAATATTCTCGAAGAGACGCCGCAGCACTGCAGACAGCTTAAACTTCCTCATCCGGTTCTGACAAACGAAGATGTCGAGCGTCTGCGTTCGGTAAAGATGAAAGATTTCAAGGTCGCCACAATATCGGCGCTTTTCGACGCACAAACAAATGACCCTGCAGGTTCCCTGCGATACGGAATCGACAGACTTGTAAGCGATGCCCAGGCAGCCATAAAAAATGGCGCCTGCCTGCTGATAATCAGCGACAGGAATTCGTCTCAAAATCTTGTACCGATTCCATCGCTGCTGGCGACCGCTGCCGTACACAATGGCCTGCTTAAAGTGGGACTAAGAGCCGAGGCGGGTATTATCGTCGAAAGCGGCGAACCGAGAGAAGTAATGCACTTCTGTCTGCTGTGCGGATACGGGGCAAATGCGGTAAATCCTTACCTTGCCTTCGAATGTCTCTACGAATTACAAAGACAAGGCGAGCTATCGGCCAATATGGAGCCTGTTCAAATCGCTGATAATTACATCGCCGCGATTAAAAAAGGCATTCTCAAAACAATGAGCAAGATGGGAATTTCGACGCTGAGAAGTTATCATACCGCCCAGCTTTTCGAGGCGATAGGACTCAATAAAGCGTTTGTAGGCGAATTCTTCACAAATACCAGCTCACGCATTGAGGGCATAGGCCTTGAGGAAATAGCAAAAGAAACACTTCTTCGGCACGGATATGCGTTTGAGCCGAGAAAAAGCGGCCAGCTCGAACTGGATTTCGGCGGCGAATATTATTTCAGAAACTTCGGCGAAGCACATCTGTGGAATCCGACGACAGTCTCCCGTCTTCAGCATGCCGTAAAAAATAACGACCAAAAAGCTTATGACGAATACGCAAACGCGGTCAATCAGCAGGGAGAAAAACTTTGTACCCTGCGCGGCCTTTTTGAATTCAAACAGCCCCAGCCGATTCCTATCGAAGAGGTTGAGCCGGCAGAGGAAATAGTAAAAAGATTCTGCACCGGTGCTATGAGCCACGGCTCGATAAGCAAAGAAGCTCACGAGTGCATGGCGATGGCAATGAACAAAATCGGCGGTATGAGCAATACCGGCGAAGGCGGCGAAGACGAAGAAAGATATATCGAAAAGCAAGGCGAGGTTTCAAAAAACTGCGCTATAAAACAGGTCGCCAGCGGACGGTTCGGCGTAACGATAAATTATCTCTCTCACGCCAAAGAATTGCAGATTAAAATGGCCCAGGGTGCAAAACCCGGCGAAGGCGGACAACTGCCGGGCCATAAGGTAACAGAAGAAATAGCAAAACTGCGATATTCGACTGCAGGCGTTACATTGATATCGCCCCCGCCGCATCACGATATTTATTCAATCGAGGATTTGGCGCAGTTGATATACGACCTCAAGTGCAGCAATCCTGGCGTAAAGGTCTCGGTCAAGCTCGTCGCCGAAATCGGAGTAGGAACCATCGCGGCAGGCGTGGCAAAAGGCAACGCCGACGAAGTTTTAATCAGCGGCCACGA
Proteins encoded in this window:
- the gltB gene encoding glutamate synthase large subunit; protein product: MTILQKDCGLYEVKTEHDACGIGAVVNISGKADHSIINYGKEILINLHHRGAAGADETTGDGAGILFQIPHEFFFAQAEKLGINLPQAGKYAVGMIFSPKDDQLRKKCFSILAQAIELHGMKILGQRIVPVKPDCLGKIALQAEPHVSQIFVETGGFQDAELERKLFLARKKTEKQVRENFGDAGSDFYICSLSGRTICYKGMFMAWQLFAYYPDLADENLKSALAIVHQRYSTNTFPNWRLAQPFRCIAHNGEINTLSGNKNCMQTREYKMSCEKFGEYMPDVLPVLTPQGSDSACFDNALELLVQAGRTLPHAMMMMIPEAFGAKYHISTDKRAFYEYHSSIMEPWDGPAAMVFTDGQIIGGTLDRNGLRPCRYIVTTDGLAILASEAGVVEFPPEKIQKKGRLQPGHMFLVDTVEGRIVTDNEIKSKISRQTPYRRWLEENRIELRGLFDSPKLVTSDSETIFRRLRMFGFTREELRMILTPMAVNGQEPVGSMGNDAALAVLSNKPKLLFNYFKQLFAQVTNPPIDPLREGLVMSLMGFTGRRQNILEETPQHCRQLKLPHPVLTNEDVERLRSVKMKDFKVATISALFDAQTNDPAGSLRYGIDRLVSDAQAAIKNGACLLIISDRNSSQNLVPIPSLLATAAVHNGLLKVGLRAEAGIIVESGEPREVMHFCLLCGYGANAVNPYLAFECLYELQRQGELSANMEPVQIADNYIAAIKKGILKTMSKMGISTLRSYHTAQLFEAIGLNKAFVGEFFTNTSSRIEGIGLEEIAKETLLRHGYAFEPRKSGQLELDFGGEYYFRNFGEAHLWNPTTVSRLQHAVKNNDQKAYDEYANAVNQQGEKLCTLRGLFEFKQPQPIPIEEVEPAEEIVKRFCTGAMSHGSISKEAHECMAMAMNKIGGMSNTGEGGEDEERYIEKQGEVSKNCAIKQVASGRFGVTINYLSHAKELQIKMAQGAKPGEGGQLPGHKVTEEIAKLRYSTAGVTLISPPPHHDIYSIEDLAQLIYDLKCSNPGVKVSVKLVAEIGVGTIAAGVAKGNADEVLISGHDGGTGASPLSSIKHTGSPWELGLAETQQVLVQNSLRDRITVQADGQMKTGRDIVIGALLGAERFGFGTAALVTLGCTLLRKCHEGACTFGIATQDKELRARFAGKPEYIERFMFFVAEEARQIMARLGFRKFDDMVGRVDMLCTKKAISHYKAKGLDFSAIFYKPDISDGRAIRKIHPQQDKLADHLDWQILEKIKTAIDGRQKATVEMPIRNVNRTVGAIISNYIVKKYGPKGLPDDTIELNFTGSAGQSFGAFLAPGLTLKLTGQSNDYLGKSLSGGRIIVKTPEKSPFMAHENIIVGNTLLYGATKGQAFINGMAGERFAVRNSGAIAVVEGLGDHGCEYMTGGTVVVLGKTGCNFGAGMSGGIAYVLDEMQLFDTLCNLDMVELESMRLDEDKELLKELIEKHYKWTQSKQAQRILNSWTDMLGRFVKVVPIDYRKALEKMRAAEQRHTETTPATEEVFYG